The following nucleotide sequence is from Cicer arietinum cultivar CDC Frontier isolate Library 1 chromosome 2, Cicar.CDCFrontier_v2.0, whole genome shotgun sequence.
tatctttagttatgaaaataatttatatataagtaGTTATATGATAATCGTTTATATTATAAACACTTAATTAAGATGTTTATCCAAACAAGACAGCACAACACTAATTAAATCTTGTAGTTGATTGGAATTTATcgacaaacaaacaaaacaagattTTCCACATGAAACGAACAGCCTACCTTTTCAGGATTAGCCACAAATATTTGAGATAGAAGATTTATGCATTCCATTGAAACTCGTACATAATCAGGGACTTTGTATTGAACACTAATTATCTTCTGCAATAAACCACAAAAGGTTCAATTAAAAGATCAGAACAGAGAAAGTATAACTAAACAATTCACTCTTATTTCTAGACTTCATGTTTCTTAGGAATTAATTAAGTTTGCAGTTAACACTCACACTAATGGTTTTTCTAAAGTTTTTTGGATCCTCGGGATCTTCAAAAGGATAAGCGCCGACTAACATCACAAATAAGGTGACTCCACAAGACCAAACATCTGCAATCTATAGCTTTCATTGAAAATATAGTTTAGCAAATAAAACAAGAAAACAGTATACAAAACAGGATCATCTTCATTCAATCATAAGAAAGAGTAAGACTCAACCTTTCCATCATATTCTTTCCTCGTCAAAACCTCAGGTGCGATGTAAGCTGGAGTTCCTACCGTAGACTTCGGTTGTGAATGTAACACAGATGACTAAAGCACAAGGTTAAAGAAACAAATGAACATCACTTGAAGAAGGCATTAAGATTCGTAGTGTAATCTTCTGTTAAAATGTTATACCTTTGAGTAACCAAAGTCGCAAATTTTGACTTGCGGAGCAGTAGTTCCATCTAAGAGTGTGTTTTCAAGCTTCAGATCTCTATGACAAATTTGCTGcataaaaatttctttaactAAAAATATCTATTCATTGTAAGGATACATGGTCTATCATAAAGGTTTTGTTTAGTTTCGTACCATTGAATGACAGTAACTGACTCCTGATATCAGTTGCTGAAAGAAAAACCTTGCCTGATGATAATGAAAAACATCAAAGACTGGACCGAAAATTATGAACAAAACAATAGCTTAACAGAAACTATTAACTAGAGATGGATTTTGTTCAAACTTTTCATCAAATGCGCATGTCTACACAagaatgaatatgaataatatcaTAATGAAATACACAAACAATTGAAATAGTATATTCACTTTCTATATTACCTCGTCTTCACCGAATCTACCGGCACTGCATATCCTCTCAAAGAGTTCTCCTCCAGCAGCATACTCCATTACTATCGCCAGATGTGTTGGAGTTAGCAGAACCTGCAAAGTCAATTCATCATAGCTAATGCGAAACTGAGTAGAATAAGGTTTAATATGAAATTTCTCTAAAGGGAAGAAGAAAGGGATAAAgggataaaacataaaattaatgatACTTTCATAAAACCAAAGACTATGGAAAGTATAAATCAAGGAGCTTGTATATTAAGGTCTAAAATTTTCGTGAATGAACGACATGGAATATTATAACTGTTATATGAAACATTCCTATCATACTAAAaaagatcataataaaaaagagcTTAAATATCAAGTTCATAACTATAATGTTTCCATGGCTAACTTCCAACTTTTGTGACTGTGAATTGGTTGTATTATACAGCTCACATGCTCATCTATTTTCGTTTTTTGGGATATTCACATTAACAAAGGAAATAACATTTCCCATTCCATAAGACATTGAATTAAACCAACAAGCTAGAAGAGTACATAAGCTCAAACATTTAACATATAAATACTTgtgtataagctatttctataataaatgataaaataacgTCAAACTCTTTTTCCTATAatctataagttgttttcataagttaTCATGGAAAATTTATGAAAGTGAACTAAAAATAGCTTATAGACATGTCATAAGCTGTTTCtagaaattttcaaataattttacaaagtAATTATGCCAAACTCACATAAGTTAATCCAAAAAATATTGGGATGACTAACCTCTTTGAATCTAATAATATTGGGATGCTTCAGTGATCTATGGTTCATGATTTCCCTCTGGACATTCTCATCAATCtgcaaaacacataaaaatgaaacataaaCAAACACACAAAATGAAAGGGTTAAGAAGGTGAAGAATAAATACCTTTTGGCCTCTCTCAATAAACTTAACAGCAAAAGACTCTTTGGTGAAGATATCTCTAACTAGCTTTGCAACAGCAAAATTACCAGAGCCAATATCTTTGAGAACCTCGTAACGCTCCATCTATTCTACACACCTATGTATTCTGTTTTAGACATATATAGGGAATGAAAAGAAAAGCTGAGAAGAACAAAGatctattattgttattattattattccctTTTTGAGACAACAAAGTAAAGATTCTATGGGTTTAGGTAAAGCCCTCTAAAGTCTTAAACTTTACCAAGAAGCAAGCTACTATTGGACTCTTGTGAGGCGAATGCTGATGCTTTTCTTCGGATCAAGTTTCACTGTAGTAGCCCTTTGTCACGACATCAAATTAACATTGACTTAAGATTCACGGTCTAAATTTTAAGttccatttttaatttaaaaataatcaatattaaattttaattaagatcAACAgtttagattttaaatttaaatttttaatttaaaaataataaatatttaattttaaaatttgaattgttaGATCATTAATCAAACGATTCAAATGTGTTGATtcttcaattatattaatttcaaatttctatttttaggaTTGTTTTTCCCACCTTTTCtactaaaaatatcatttttttagtaGACATTCCAAAGACAAAGATTATTCTAAAGTATATTTTCATATGACAAATATGACAAATGCATCATTTACTCACCTTAAAtatttctcataaaaaaaatttatttgataatatacATTTGAacttattgttattattaagcCCTTTTAATAATCGATTAtctaaaaagtttattttgagACTTACAATAATAAGTAAGTTAGTTCATCCATCTACCACAAGAAGAGATATTTATCTCTTTCCACTATATAAATATAGTTGTCTCATTTAGATTacacattttttaaaacactagTGAAATAGAGATACCTTCTCTCTTCACACACACTCAAGAACCTTGAAGAGTAAAAGGAATTGTTGTCATCTATATATTCAAGTAATCTAAAGTATCTAATatctattattaaaattattgatttattcatgttgcaattaagattataaattatatttattaaatttacaaattctttcatttataCGATTTGATGAATTTCTGAACGTATGTTTCACTAATGATATTAAAGTAAATCAAGCAATTTGAAGTTAGACAATTTCAGTTAATAATAAATTGTTCGAAATAACTATAGTTCAAATTatgactaaaattattatttgtcatattttatttatttgtctctcgttcaaattttgaattaccaatgatattttatcttaaaaattagatagttaagaagaaaaaaaaactatattaaaattgaaaaaaaatagtctATTTTAACAATGAATGCAACtcatttaaactttttattatttcgaaagaaaaaaaaaaatctactttTATGGAAGAATTGGATTTTCATACCCCATTTTAACCTTTTACCTCTGCTTTTTGTGTCTCACatctatgtttttttatatatcagaAATTTTAGGTATgtaaaattttttcaaaattttttttaaatactaaaattttcatatttgaatttttcGATATGCAAAagttttctcaattttttttacatataaaaaattgagttttcaaaattttcgatatctaaaatttttgttttagttatttttacCATAGTAGAAGTTTTTCCAAAAGTACccttacaaaaaaatataaaacttttataCAAAATCCATCTATTTTTTGTACCCTATATCTATATTTTCggtatgtaaatttttttttaattttttacatattaaaaatatcgTTTTTGAATTTTTCGTTATGCAAAATTTTTCTCAACTTTTTGTATATACTGAAAATTTTGAGTTATCgaaattttcttttcttaaatttttttacatactggaaatttttttgttttgaaatttctggtatCAGAAATTGTTTCTCAATTTTGTTTACatattagtttttaatattttttaaatacaaaattgttTCTTAGTTTTTTTACATACTGaaaatttttagttttcaatatttcaaattttttggtatgaaaataattttctttattttcttttaaatatcaaaaatttatggtatcattttttttttctcaatttgttTTTGATACCGAAATTTTTCGGTAtgctaaatttttatttttttcatactGGAAagtttgaaaatgaaattttcggtatgtaaaattattttctctttttattttgttaacgactaacttctatttttgttaacaactcCCTTCTATTTGTACTCTGatctgataaataaaaaataataataaaaataaaatattgttaatgcaataaaaataataaaatcaaaaaatcaaaattataataaaaaaataaaataaaaattaacgcGGTTGAGTAGATGtgctaaaataaataatgtgttgtattattttaacaactcacTCATATTTTCCCGTTAAATAtcacttaatattattttgttaacaattgtGTCCTATTTTTCCttcgaatataataataataataataataataataataataataataataataataataataataataaaaataataataataataataataataaNNNNNNNNNNNNNNNNNNNNNNNNNNNNNNNNNNNNNNNNNNNNNNNNNNNNNNNNNNNNNNNNNNNNNNNNNNNattattattattattattattattattattattattattattatcttttatttatctgattcgaagaaaaaatagaagaaagtcgttaacaaaataaaactaagTTGTTAGTATCTGCAAAATAGGAGTGACACGTTATTTCTTATGGtacattaattttgatattttttttctattaaatgtattttgatttttttaaaatattttattattattttgttaattaaattaacaatattaaattattattgttattattattattattattattattattattatttatattattttttatttattagattgaaataaaaataagagatagttgttaacaaaataaaattctagtgctcttttatgtaaaatattaagAAGACATTGTTTGTTTTGATATATCTAGTCAACCgcattaaatttgatgtattttatttgaatttattaatataacttttttataaatatttttattattttttattaattaaaataacaaatttttaaaagttaaaatgaaaaaagaaaaaataaattgaagttgCTAGTCGCGACCTCTACTTGGAAAAGAAAAAGTTCTTCAAATGGTCGTATTTCCCGGATACTACAATATCAAAAATAgagtattttgatatattttttttttttaaaaataagatattttaatatattttttacaaatgtaggacattttaattaacttttataaaaaaagaaatatattgataaaaaattctCTCGTCCAACTATTATACTTCTATCTTCATATTTTATCCAAATTACTAATTACcctttctttcaaaaaaatccCAAAACCTATCTCCACCAacttcaatttatattttagaaaactCAAATTAAATTGTTAACAGTACATTTGTGTAACATAAAATTCGATTTAGGATTGTGGGAATTTGTGTTCTGACAACCAAAATTTCAGTTTTTcggaataaaaaattattgcacACTAAAGAGCAAAACCACGAGCTACACTTGCATACAGTGTTCGATCGAGTTATCTCTTAAATAAAGAGGTTAATAATCCAGTTATAGCAACAGTCAAGTCTGCGTCAGCCAATGCTTTGTTGCAAGGAATATAAATTCTCTCCAATAGTCCTAATACAAGTTTCTGAAATTCTTCCCTCTTGATAAATTCACTAACATCTTTTTCATCCATCAAACACTCAATATTAAATGGAATCCACTGTAAATTCATCAATTAACAATTCAACTTAAAggataatatatattaaaaggaAGGTTAAATTACacttttaatttcataatttattttttttgttttactttcattctctaatatttttttgtattgttATGATTtctaaactatatttttttgttaataaaattgtTCTTTTACGTTAATTTCTGCCATAATAACATTAAGGTTTGTACAAATATCATTTTAGATTTGTGATGTAGCATTTGTTACTCAAcaatatctttatatataaaagttgttaGGTTTATACATGAAacatttttctctcaaattgatgataattttggaaatttttatattttatgattctaactatttattaattgttttgcctctttgtttctattttttctttagtGGTGTGTTTTCTCATTTGCCTCTTCAGCTTTTGTGGTTTTCAATATTCCTTCACtttgattttcttttcaatATTATAGCTACCAACACAAACATACAAAAATATCCATATGAATTACCTTTCTTCTCGCTGTTTATATTTCGacaaacacatttatttatttacaacatTGTTGGAAAACATTTGGGAAACCAGATTCAtggatatacatatatattattcttttaatcATCTTGCTTCAATTCTAGAACATATACTTGCTGCTTGTAATTCACTCGAAGAGATAATTTAAATCTTAAGTTTAAATAATTGTCTTTACCGTACCTTTCATCCATTATATCATTTCCAAACTCAATAGAAAAGAAATAGCAAAAACGGATAGTAGTTTATCCATTCTTTTTGCTATGCTACTTTGTCCTGATACGTAatttttgtgttggtataaatgagctatttttctttcaatctgatcataaatttgtaatttttattattttaacgtATCAACTTTAAAGGTGATTCATCCttatatcttttaattataaaaaaatcttaaatttatttttattttaaacatgaATTATTactcttaaaatataaatataatttctcGTGCAAATCACGAGTCTAAGAACTAGTACAAGTAGATATTTTATATGTAGACCAAAATTAGAGTTTGTTTCATCTCAATAATCTCCTTCATTTCACTTATCTTCAACTTCATTTTATTCATCTTCTTTATATTTGAACAATATGTATCTCTTTTGAGTGAATACTTTTAGTATATTTTAGGAACCTTGAATGTTTTTGAGAACCTTATATGTTAGTCCCTATTTTGAATGAATGTTTTTCAgtaacataaacataaattatattgTCAAATAAGCTAGTATCAACATCACATTGTTTGATCGGTCACAACCAAAACACAAGCTATATTCATTGTTTGTATAATAACGACAACGTAAGttatgttcatttttgtcgTAAACCAACGTAGATTATTAATAACAACACATTTCGTTGATAAAATCATGAGTCAACAAATAAATAACCATTGATTCaataaaaacaacacaaattcattgattataaaataacatttgacCTTTTCAAATACATTGGACTTCAATATGTTCCACCACTAGACAAAATCATTGTCACTAACATCAAGTTGATCTCAAAATATACAAACCCAACAAATAATTGAAATCATAAGCCATTTTCTTGTACTACATAAATCAATATTCAGcttcacattttttttcttttgcctttcaattttcaaatccTATTCATCAATAATATCAACATCAAACCACTTAAAAAATAACaacctttaattttaattgttcaaATTTGGAGAAGACGAAGAACCTGAAGAAAATAAATGAAGTGAAAAAGATAAGTGAGATGAAAGAGATGGGTGCAATgaagtaaattttaattttggtccACATCTGAAATATcttgttatatattgttgagTCACAAATGCCACATCACAAACCTAAAATGATATTAGAACTAAACATTATTTTGAGAAAAACTAACATAAATGACCAACTTGACTAACAAAAATATAGCTAAAgaccaaaacaaaacaaaaaataattaggacgaaagtaaaaacaaaaaaataagttaagagaCTAAAAGTGTATTTAAcctaaaaaaaagtatatgtaAACCATACTAATATTCTAATATTTAGATTTCAAGCAAGACAAAATAAGGCAAGTGACAATTGCAAAAATCATGTCTAACAAATTTCTCTTCTCTAATTTCTCAATGATTTTGAGAGAACCATAGAGGGAGGGTAGGGGTTAAAATTCTCTTCATTTTCATCATATCCATTTTTTCTATTACAataatttttggataaataaattatataaatgcaCACATTTCCAAAATATGACACTTATTAGACACTTATACACCAAAATCATATTAATGGAGATatccatttatttttaaaaatggaaaGGATCTCTATTCATAGGTTAAAAAAGTTAATGGCTACCCAAATCTAGAGGGAGTGAACAAATTTCGTACACGCAGcgaataaaattactttttatatttttgtaaaaaaaaaaaattatgctaTTTAGAACTATTAATGAAACTTTTGAGATTTATTGCAAAATATTAGACTTTAATAACAATAGTTCAATGTGTTAATTCACTAATTGAAGTGAGAAATCAATTAGGTAATTACTAAAGATCAATCAACAACCAATACACAAATTGAATAATACTTTAAATAAGATCTAAACTAAACTTAATAACACAAAATACTAACGCCAAGAACTACAACAATGCAATGATTTTGATATACATTAACAAAAATTATGGACTAAAACTAGACTTTGTTTTTCACCTTGTGTCTAAAAACCAAgatgaaaaatcaatttttcaatGCAACTAAAAATCATACTAAGaactatatttttatcaatgttcttgagaattatttttttagccAAT
It contains:
- the LOC101505499 gene encoding serine/threonine-protein kinase SAPK2-like, whose product is MERYEVLKDIGSGNFAVAKLVRDIFTKESFAVKFIERGQKIDENVQREIMNHRSLKHPNIIRFKEVLLTPTHLAIVMEYAAGGELFERICSAGRFGEDEARFFFQQLISGVSYCHSMQICHRDLKLENTLLDGTTAPQVKICDFGYSKSSVLHSQPKSTVGTPAYIAPEVLTRKEYDGKIADVWSCGVTLFVMLVGAYPFEDPEDPKNFRKTISKIISVQYKVPDYVRVSMECINLLSQIFVANPEKRITIPEIKNHPWFLRNLPIELMEGGSWQTSDVNNPSQSVDEVLSIIQEARKPLNIPKDGGGLLIGGSMDLDDYDVDADLEDIETFGDFVCPPL